The nucleotide window TACGCGGCGACCAGCAGGACCCGGTCCTCCAGAGGCAGGCTCCACGGGCGGCCCCTGCGGACCGGATCCGCGCTTTCGCGCCGCAGCGCGGTGATTAGCTTGCCGAACTGACGCGGGCTCAGCCCGGTGAACGGGGCTATCCAGGACGGCTCCGACGCCGTGATCACACCAGACACGACAAGATCATCTCATCCGTGACCAGCAGTTACGGGACAGCCCTTAGGAGTCGTCCCCATGACCGACATAGCTGCTCCCTCTACCGAACCGAGCGCTGTGGCTTGGTTCAAGAGCAGCTACAGCGGCGGCGAGGGCAACGAGTGCGTCGAGATCGCAACCCTCCGGACCGAGGTTCGCGTACGGGACTCGAAGGCTCCCCGTGGGGCCGCCCTCACCCTGTCGGCAGTCTCCTTCACCGCATTCCTGAAGGACATCACGTAGCTGCGACAGCGTGCGCTCTTTCATCGTACTCACGTCGGGGTCACCCAGGGTGACAGCTACCGGCCCGCTCGGACCGTCTCCGGGAAACGAACTGACCGTTGACACATACCCGAGAGGCTCATCAGGAACAGCTGTTCTTGAGGTCGCTCCCGGTCACAAATAAGCCGGATCACCCTTGCGTAGGCGCGAGACACCTGTTAAGCGCTGGGTTCCGCGAAGCACACACATCCCGCTTTGCTCTTGCACGCGTCGTGAGGCCTTCGGCTAACGTCATCCCGAGTGCTCAGGTCGGGGTCCCAAAGCCCCTCTGAGTGACGATCACGAGCAGTTGCCGCGGTGGGGAAGGAACCTGTGGGACAGCACGATCTCAACATCGACGCGGGCGAGCTGAGGGCTTCGGCCGGAGCTGCGGACGCCCTTGTCACCGACCTTCAGCCGGTGCTGGACAAGGCGATCAATGATTTGGCTTCCGCTGCAACCGCCTTCAAGGCATGGGCCGTCGGGCCCCGGATGCAAGGGACCGGCGAGAGCTGGGGCTCAGCGCTCGGCACTTTGCGGGACAACCTCTCCGAACACGGTGAGGGCCTGCGGTTGCTGGCTGATGGTCGCGACATCCTGGAACAGGATGTCATCGCATGCTTCCGCGGCTGGTGATGCACCGAGATGTCAGAGTTGTTCGCCCAACTGTTCAAGCAGGACTTCTCAGATCTGACCGCTGCCGCGTCATCTTGGCAGAAGCTGGCCAAGGCTCTGGCCGATACGCAGACCGGCAGCGGCAAGCGGGTGACTGGGCCGCTCCACAAAGCAGGCTGGTCAGGCGTCAGCGCGCATTACGGTTTCGACGCGATGGAGGCCACCGAGAGCAAACTCGGCACAGCCAATGCCAACGCCCAACTGATTGCCACGACCCTGGACACCCTTAATACCAAACTGCAAGGCGCCCAGCGGAAGTTGCGCAGCGCTGTCGCGGACGCCGAGGAAGCCGGACATAAAGTACGGGATGACGATGGTTGGGTGGAGCCGAAGCAGGCTGTCGACCCCAAGTATCACAACGACCCGGACTACGCGGGGATCCAGCAGCAGGCCAACGCCGGTCTCGGTGACTTCCGCGCTCGTATCGAAGCGGCGGTCTCAGAAGCGACTACGGTGAGCGACGAGGCCGCCGGAATCCTGTACCAGATCGATCCCTTCGACCTCGACAAACGGTACGGCGGTGCCCACGCCCAGGAGGACGCGGCTCGAGTCGCCGAGTTCGCGGGAATCAACAAGAAGGACATCCCGGACGGCAAGGATCCCAAGCGTGCGGCGGAGTGGTGGGCCGATCTGGGTGCGGAGAAACAGCACCTTTACCTCGCCGCCTTCCCTGACCAGCTTGGTGCGCTGGACGGACTGCCCGCCCCCACCCGGGACCAAGCCAACCGGACCGTGTTGGACATGCGCCTCAACGACTACGCACTACGCGAGGGCGACCTCGGTTACCACGACCGGTACAGCTACCGATCACTGAGTGCTCTCAAGGACAGGCTGGACGAAAGCGATACGGCCCCCGCCCATAAGCAGTTGCATCTGCTCGGTTTCAGCACGGAGGGTGACGGCCGCGCGATCGTCGCCGTAGGCAACCCGGACACTGCCAAGCACACTGCTGTCATGGTGCCGGGTACCAGCAACCAGCTGGACAACGTGGGCAGTCAGATCGACAGAGTCAACAAGCTGCAGGACTCGGCAGGTGCGTGGAGCGAGGGCCAAGGCAAGGATGTCGCCGTGATCAGTTGGCTCGACTACAACGCTCCGGAAGCCAACTTCACTGCCGACGATCCGGAACTGAACCTCGGTATCGCCACTGATGGGCGGGCCCAGGATGGGGCTGGGGATCTTCGGAACTTCACCCATGGCCTCCGCGCGGCTCACGAGGGAGAACGTGGCCACCTCACCGTCCTCGCCCACAGCTACGGCTCCACGACGGCTGGCGCCGCCGACGCCGGAGGCCGAGGGCTGGACACGGATGACCTGGTGGTTGTCGGCAGCCCGGGCCTGACAGTCGACAGGGCCGATCAACTCCACGTCGATCCCAAGCATCTTTACGTGGGTGCCGCCTCCAACGACGGTGTCGTCAACTGGACTGCGGACAAGACTCTTGGCGCAGATCCCAAGGAGGCCGATTTCGGGGCCCAGCGGATGTATGTCGACACCGATGGGCACAGCGGCTACTGGGACGACAGCAGCCAGAGCCTGAACAACCAAGGGCGCATCATCGCCGGGCTGACACCCGACAACACCCCCCGCCCATGACCTCAAGGAGTTTCGGGCCCATGCCCATGTTCCGCAGGGTACCCCTCGCCCTGACTCTCGTTCTGCTGCTAGGAGGTTGCATGTCCGGTCAGAGCGACAAGGAAGCCAACGCTCCCCTTCCTCGTATGACCAAGGAGAAAGCTGAGGCCTGGGCCAAGCACTGGACCGAGTCCATGGCCCGTACCGCCAAGGCGGAAATCGCCCCCGGTACAGCCACAGCGAACTTCACCAACTGCCTGGGCAAGAAGAACGAATCAGCTGATGACGGCCGATTCACACTCAGCTACAACGCTCGCGTCAAGCTTCCCAAGAAGCAGCACGCGGAGGCCATCCGGGCGATCCGGGACGCGCTCAAGAAGCAGGGCTTCGAGATCGTCGGGTACCGATCCGACTCCAAGCAGAAGCCAGCCAATCTAGTGGATGCCAAGCACCCGACAGATCATCAGTTCGTCTCGGCGGGAGACGTGACCGATGAGTTGCTCACCCTGGTTGTGAGCACTCCCTGTCTCCTCCCGCCCGACGCCAAGCAGCAGGAATTCTGAGGATTCCTGAAGACAGGAAGTGCTGCGGCTCAGCCGACACCAGGACCTCGGCCAGGAGCGACATCGGTGTGGGGCGTGCTGGGAGGCGCGTACGGAGGAGGCTGATTCTGCGGTGACGGGTACCGAGGTTGACTCTGGGTGTAGTGCGTAGTCGCCGGGGCCGAGAGTGCGGCTTTCGCAGCGCCGCGTTTCCGAGCGATCACAAATCCCCCACCGAGGAGTGCGGCGGCAACGCCTCCCCCTACGAGCCACACCAGGGTGCCGTCCTCGGGCGCGGGGGCTGCCGTCTCGGTGCGCTTCTCCCGGGCCGGCGAATCGGCGGCATCGGTTGCGGACGGTTCGGGGGACGGCGACGCGGAGGCCGCGGCCGCCAGGTCCGGGAGTGGGTATTCGTCGGCGGGGCCGGGGTTGCCGGGGTTCTGGAGGGCGATGCGGGGGCGGACGATGCCGTAGCCGATGGAGTCGTTGCGTTTGGCGCCGTCGGTGGGGGCGCCGATGGTGTTGAGCATGACGCGGAGGACCTGGTTGTTCGTCCAGGTCGGGTGCTTGGACCAGATCAGGGCGGCGCTGGCGGAGGCTAGTGCGGTGGCGTCGCTGG belongs to Streptomyces graminofaciens and includes:
- a CDS encoding DUF397 domain-containing protein codes for the protein MTDIAAPSTEPSAVAWFKSSYSGGEGNECVEIATLRTEVRVRDSKAPRGAALTLSAVSFTAFLKDIT
- a CDS encoding alpha/beta hydrolase yields the protein MSELFAQLFKQDFSDLTAAASSWQKLAKALADTQTGSGKRVTGPLHKAGWSGVSAHYGFDAMEATESKLGTANANAQLIATTLDTLNTKLQGAQRKLRSAVADAEEAGHKVRDDDGWVEPKQAVDPKYHNDPDYAGIQQQANAGLGDFRARIEAAVSEATTVSDEAAGILYQIDPFDLDKRYGGAHAQEDAARVAEFAGINKKDIPDGKDPKRAAEWWADLGAEKQHLYLAAFPDQLGALDGLPAPTRDQANRTVLDMRLNDYALREGDLGYHDRYSYRSLSALKDRLDESDTAPAHKQLHLLGFSTEGDGRAIVAVGNPDTAKHTAVMVPGTSNQLDNVGSQIDRVNKLQDSAGAWSEGQGKDVAVISWLDYNAPEANFTADDPELNLGIATDGRAQDGAGDLRNFTHGLRAAHEGERGHLTVLAHSYGSTTAGAADAGGRGLDTDDLVVVGSPGLTVDRADQLHVDPKHLYVGAASNDGVVNWTADKTLGADPKEADFGAQRMYVDTDGHSGYWDDSSQSLNNQGRIIAGLTPDNTPRP